In a genomic window of Callithrix jacchus isolate 240 chromosome 22, calJac240_pri, whole genome shotgun sequence:
- the LOC103787323 gene encoding zinc finger protein 549 isoform X3: MDAAALVNLPQGHVTFEDIAVYFSREEWGLLDEAQRCLYHDVMLENFSLMTSVGCLHGIGAEEAPSEQIVSVETVSQARTPKPSSSIPNAHSCEMCILVMKDILYLTEHQGTLPWQKPYTSAASGKWFSFGSNLQQHRNQHSGEKHVRKEESGALLLSSCKIPLPDNLFPCKDVEKDFPTILGLLQHQTTHSREEHAHRSRETFQQRHYKWSKCEQVFSEKIYVTDHQRVHTGEKAYKHREYGKSLNSKHSFVEHQRTHKAEKPYVCNICGKSFLHKQTLIGHQQRIHTRERSYVCIECGKSLSSKYSLVEHQRTHNGEKPYVCNICGKSFRHKQTFVGHQQRIHTGERPYVCIECGKSFIHSYDCIRHQRVHTGERAYQCSECGKSFIYKQSLLDHQRIHTGERPYECKECGKAFIHKKRLLEHQRIHTGEKPYVCIICGKSFIRSSDYMRHQRIHTGERAYECSECGKAFISKQTLLKHHKIHTRERPYECSECGKGFYLEVKLLQHQRIHIREQLYECNECGKVFSHQKRLLEHQKVHTGEKPCECSECGKCFRHRTSLIQHQKVHSGERPYNCTACEKAFIYKNKLVEHQRIHTGEKPYECGKCGKAFNKRYSLVRHQKVHTREEP; this comes from the coding sequence gtTGTTTGCATGGAATAGGAGCTGAGGAGGCCCCTTCTGAGCAGATTGTTTCTGTAGAAACAGTGTCACAGGCCAGGACTCCAAAGCCAAGTTCTTCCATCCCAAATGCTCATTCCTGTGAGATGTGTATTCTGGTCATGAAAGACATTTTGTACCTCACTGAGCACCAGGGAACACTTCCCTGGCAGAAACCTTACACTTCTGCAGCCAGTGGGAAATGGTTTTCATTTGGTTCTAACCTGCAACAGCACCGAAACCAGCACAGTGGAGAGAAACACGTCAGAAAGGAGGAGAGCGGTGCCTTGCTTCTGAGTAGCTGCAAAATTCCTCTGCCAGACAATCTTTTCCCATGTAAAGATGTTGAGAAGGATTTCCCAACCATCCTGGGCCTTCTCCAACACCAGACTACCCACAGCCGAGAAGAGCATGCACATAGAAGCAGGGAGACCTTTCAACAAAGACATTACAAATGGAGCAAATGTGAGCAGGTTTTCAGTGAGAAGATTTATgttactgatcatcagagagtCCACACTGGAGAAAAAGCTTATAAACATAGGGAATATGGGAAATCCTTGAACTCTAAACACTCATTTGTTGAACACCAGAGAACCCATAAGGCAGAAAAGCCTTATGTGTGCAACATATGTGGGAAATCGTTCCTCCATAAACAAACACTCATTGGGCACCAGCAGAGAATTCACACTAGAGAAAGGTCTTATGTATGCATCGAATGTGGGAAATCCTTGAGCTCCAAATACTCACTTGTGGAACACCAGAGAACCCATAATGGAGAAAAGCCTTATGTGTGCAATATATGTGGGAAATCATTCCGCCACAAACAAACATTTGTTGGGCACCAACAGAGGATCCACACCGGAGAGAGGCCTTATGTATGTATCGAATGTGGGAAATCTTTTATTCATTCCTATGACTGCATTCGACACCAGAGAGTACACACTGGAGAAAGGGCTTATCAatgcagtgaatgtgggaaatCTTTCATATACAAACAGTCACTTCTTGATCACCAGAGAATCCACACGGGAGAAAGGCCTTATGAGTGcaaagaatgtgggaaagccttcatcCACAAAAAAAGACTTCTTGAGCaccagagaattcatactggagaaaagcCTTATGTGTGCATCATATGCGGGAAATCATTTATCCGCTCATCTGACTACATGCGACAccagagaattcacactggagaaaggGCTTATGAatgcagtgaatgtgggaaagccttcattTCCAAACAAACACTTCTTAAGCACCACAAAATCCACACTAGAGAAAGGCCTTATGAATGTAGTGAATGTGGAAAAGGCTTCTACCTTGAGGTTAAACTTCTTCAGCACCAAAGGATCCATATTAGAGAACAACTTTATGAGTGCAATGAATGTGGAAAAGTCTTCAGCCATCAAAAAAGACTTCTTGAGCACCAGAaagttcacactggagaaaagccCTGTGagtgcagtgaatgtgggaaatGCTTTAGACACCGCACCAGCCTCATTCAACACCAGAAAGTTCATAGTGGAGAGAGGCCTTATAACTGCACTGCATGTGAAAAGGCCTTTATCTATAAAAACAAACTTGTTGAGCATCAGCGAATCCACACTGGAGAAAAGCCATATGAGTGTGGtaaatgtgggaaagccttcaacAAAAGATATTCCCTTGTCAGGCACCAGAAAGTTCATACAAGAGAAGAGCCCTAG
- the LOC103787323 gene encoding zinc finger protein 549 isoform X4, with protein MPPRTPLFHSLPLPADSRGNRRVCETITGCLHGIGAEEAPSEQIVSVETVSQARTPKPSSSIPNAHSCEMCILVMKDILYLTEHQGTLPWQKPYTSAASGKWFSFGSNLQQHRNQHSGEKHVRKEESGALLLSSCKIPLPDNLFPCKDVEKDFPTILGLLQHQTTHSREEHAHRSRETFQQRHYKWSKCEQVFSEKIYVTDHQRVHTGEKAYKHREYGKSLNSKHSFVEHQRTHKAEKPYVCNICGKSFLHKQTLIGHQQRIHTRERSYVCIECGKSLSSKYSLVEHQRTHNGEKPYVCNICGKSFRHKQTFVGHQQRIHTGERPYVCIECGKSFIHSYDCIRHQRVHTGERAYQCSECGKSFIYKQSLLDHQRIHTGERPYECKECGKAFIHKKRLLEHQRIHTGEKPYVCIICGKSFIRSSDYMRHQRIHTGERAYECSECGKAFISKQTLLKHHKIHTRERPYECSECGKGFYLEVKLLQHQRIHIREQLYECNECGKVFSHQKRLLEHQKVHTGEKPCECSECGKCFRHRTSLIQHQKVHSGERPYNCTACEKAFIYKNKLVEHQRIHTGEKPYECGKCGKAFNKRYSLVRHQKVHTREEP; from the coding sequence gtTGTTTGCATGGAATAGGAGCTGAGGAGGCCCCTTCTGAGCAGATTGTTTCTGTAGAAACAGTGTCACAGGCCAGGACTCCAAAGCCAAGTTCTTCCATCCCAAATGCTCATTCCTGTGAGATGTGTATTCTGGTCATGAAAGACATTTTGTACCTCACTGAGCACCAGGGAACACTTCCCTGGCAGAAACCTTACACTTCTGCAGCCAGTGGGAAATGGTTTTCATTTGGTTCTAACCTGCAACAGCACCGAAACCAGCACAGTGGAGAGAAACACGTCAGAAAGGAGGAGAGCGGTGCCTTGCTTCTGAGTAGCTGCAAAATTCCTCTGCCAGACAATCTTTTCCCATGTAAAGATGTTGAGAAGGATTTCCCAACCATCCTGGGCCTTCTCCAACACCAGACTACCCACAGCCGAGAAGAGCATGCACATAGAAGCAGGGAGACCTTTCAACAAAGACATTACAAATGGAGCAAATGTGAGCAGGTTTTCAGTGAGAAGATTTATgttactgatcatcagagagtCCACACTGGAGAAAAAGCTTATAAACATAGGGAATATGGGAAATCCTTGAACTCTAAACACTCATTTGTTGAACACCAGAGAACCCATAAGGCAGAAAAGCCTTATGTGTGCAACATATGTGGGAAATCGTTCCTCCATAAACAAACACTCATTGGGCACCAGCAGAGAATTCACACTAGAGAAAGGTCTTATGTATGCATCGAATGTGGGAAATCCTTGAGCTCCAAATACTCACTTGTGGAACACCAGAGAACCCATAATGGAGAAAAGCCTTATGTGTGCAATATATGTGGGAAATCATTCCGCCACAAACAAACATTTGTTGGGCACCAACAGAGGATCCACACCGGAGAGAGGCCTTATGTATGTATCGAATGTGGGAAATCTTTTATTCATTCCTATGACTGCATTCGACACCAGAGAGTACACACTGGAGAAAGGGCTTATCAatgcagtgaatgtgggaaatCTTTCATATACAAACAGTCACTTCTTGATCACCAGAGAATCCACACGGGAGAAAGGCCTTATGAGTGcaaagaatgtgggaaagccttcatcCACAAAAAAAGACTTCTTGAGCaccagagaattcatactggagaaaagcCTTATGTGTGCATCATATGCGGGAAATCATTTATCCGCTCATCTGACTACATGCGACAccagagaattcacactggagaaaggGCTTATGAatgcagtgaatgtgggaaagccttcattTCCAAACAAACACTTCTTAAGCACCACAAAATCCACACTAGAGAAAGGCCTTATGAATGTAGTGAATGTGGAAAAGGCTTCTACCTTGAGGTTAAACTTCTTCAGCACCAAAGGATCCATATTAGAGAACAACTTTATGAGTGCAATGAATGTGGAAAAGTCTTCAGCCATCAAAAAAGACTTCTTGAGCACCAGAaagttcacactggagaaaagccCTGTGagtgcagtgaatgtgggaaatGCTTTAGACACCGCACCAGCCTCATTCAACACCAGAAAGTTCATAGTGGAGAGAGGCCTTATAACTGCACTGCATGTGAAAAGGCCTTTATCTATAAAAACAAACTTGTTGAGCATCAGCGAATCCACACTGGAGAAAAGCCATATGAGTGTGGtaaatgtgggaaagccttcaacAAAAGATATTCCCTTGTCAGGCACCAGAAAGTTCATACAAGAGAAGAGCCCTAG
- the LOC103787323 gene encoding zinc finger protein 549 isoform X5 has protein sequence MCILVMKDILYLTEHQGTLPWQKPYTSAASGKWFSFGSNLQQHRNQHSGEKHVRKEESGALLLSSCKIPLPDNLFPCKDVEKDFPTILGLLQHQTTHSREEHAHRSRETFQQRHYKWSKCEQVFSEKIYVTDHQRVHTGEKAYKHREYGKSLNSKHSFVEHQRTHKAEKPYVCNICGKSFLHKQTLIGHQQRIHTRERSYVCIECGKSLSSKYSLVEHQRTHNGEKPYVCNICGKSFRHKQTFVGHQQRIHTGERPYVCIECGKSFIHSYDCIRHQRVHTGERAYQCSECGKSFIYKQSLLDHQRIHTGERPYECKECGKAFIHKKRLLEHQRIHTGEKPYVCIICGKSFIRSSDYMRHQRIHTGERAYECSECGKAFISKQTLLKHHKIHTRERPYECSECGKGFYLEVKLLQHQRIHIREQLYECNECGKVFSHQKRLLEHQKVHTGEKPCECSECGKCFRHRTSLIQHQKVHSGERPYNCTACEKAFIYKNKLVEHQRIHTGEKPYECGKCGKAFNKRYSLVRHQKVHTREEP, from the coding sequence ATGTGTATTCTGGTCATGAAAGACATTTTGTACCTCACTGAGCACCAGGGAACACTTCCCTGGCAGAAACCTTACACTTCTGCAGCCAGTGGGAAATGGTTTTCATTTGGTTCTAACCTGCAACAGCACCGAAACCAGCACAGTGGAGAGAAACACGTCAGAAAGGAGGAGAGCGGTGCCTTGCTTCTGAGTAGCTGCAAAATTCCTCTGCCAGACAATCTTTTCCCATGTAAAGATGTTGAGAAGGATTTCCCAACCATCCTGGGCCTTCTCCAACACCAGACTACCCACAGCCGAGAAGAGCATGCACATAGAAGCAGGGAGACCTTTCAACAAAGACATTACAAATGGAGCAAATGTGAGCAGGTTTTCAGTGAGAAGATTTATgttactgatcatcagagagtCCACACTGGAGAAAAAGCTTATAAACATAGGGAATATGGGAAATCCTTGAACTCTAAACACTCATTTGTTGAACACCAGAGAACCCATAAGGCAGAAAAGCCTTATGTGTGCAACATATGTGGGAAATCGTTCCTCCATAAACAAACACTCATTGGGCACCAGCAGAGAATTCACACTAGAGAAAGGTCTTATGTATGCATCGAATGTGGGAAATCCTTGAGCTCCAAATACTCACTTGTGGAACACCAGAGAACCCATAATGGAGAAAAGCCTTATGTGTGCAATATATGTGGGAAATCATTCCGCCACAAACAAACATTTGTTGGGCACCAACAGAGGATCCACACCGGAGAGAGGCCTTATGTATGTATCGAATGTGGGAAATCTTTTATTCATTCCTATGACTGCATTCGACACCAGAGAGTACACACTGGAGAAAGGGCTTATCAatgcagtgaatgtgggaaatCTTTCATATACAAACAGTCACTTCTTGATCACCAGAGAATCCACACGGGAGAAAGGCCTTATGAGTGcaaagaatgtgggaaagccttcatcCACAAAAAAAGACTTCTTGAGCaccagagaattcatactggagaaaagcCTTATGTGTGCATCATATGCGGGAAATCATTTATCCGCTCATCTGACTACATGCGACAccagagaattcacactggagaaaggGCTTATGAatgcagtgaatgtgggaaagccttcattTCCAAACAAACACTTCTTAAGCACCACAAAATCCACACTAGAGAAAGGCCTTATGAATGTAGTGAATGTGGAAAAGGCTTCTACCTTGAGGTTAAACTTCTTCAGCACCAAAGGATCCATATTAGAGAACAACTTTATGAGTGCAATGAATGTGGAAAAGTCTTCAGCCATCAAAAAAGACTTCTTGAGCACCAGAaagttcacactggagaaaagccCTGTGagtgcagtgaatgtgggaaatGCTTTAGACACCGCACCAGCCTCATTCAACACCAGAAAGTTCATAGTGGAGAGAGGCCTTATAACTGCACTGCATGTGAAAAGGCCTTTATCTATAAAAACAAACTTGTTGAGCATCAGCGAATCCACACTGGAGAAAAGCCATATGAGTGTGGtaaatgtgggaaagccttcaacAAAAGATATTCCCTTGTCAGGCACCAGAAAGTTCATACAAGAGAAGAGCCCTAG